The Terriglobia bacterium genome includes a window with the following:
- a CDS encoding VCBS repeat-containing protein has translation MKPIKMANSPSSARVDLPLALSIALFLFLFLAPTRSVVADQTPTLNFAAARTYRVGGLPKSIVIGDFNNDGIKDLAVANKGTNNPFYLS, from the coding sequence ATGAAGCCCATCAAAATGGCAAACTCACCTTCGAGTGCACGTGTTGATCTGCCCCTGGCCCTTTCGATTGCTCTATTCCTTTTTCTCTTCCTTGCCCCCACGAGATCAGTAGTGGCAGATCAAACCCCAACCCTCAACTTTGCGGCCGCACGGACCTATCGTGTCGGGGGCCTTCCAAAATCGATCGTGATTGGTGATTTCAATAACGACGGGATCAAGGACCTGGCTGTAGCAAACAAGGGGACGAATAATCCATTCTATCTTTCTTGA